In Macadamia integrifolia cultivar HAES 741 chromosome 5, SCU_Mint_v3, whole genome shotgun sequence, a single window of DNA contains:
- the LOC122078425 gene encoding histidine protein methyltransferase 1 homolog has protein sequence MAANAEKPEAEKFTLSSLWSSQNQSGLGFFGSSEKPLPPPPLCIEVLPSEVSSTAKYTTDSVNLSEGLALLKGRVSTHEVFALSNSDLVPGKYEGGLKLWEGSLDLVKTLHSEIQDGRISLTGKRVLELGCGHGLPGIFACLEGSSVIHFQDFNAEVLRCLTIPNVSANLRKEPVQLSTTNETERNNSESEVRFFAGDWSEVHQYLLHLHDIGDEDSLGLKLEQHPIAGYDVILMAETVYSISSLQNLYALIKKCLSCPHGVVYMAAKKHYFGVGGGTRQFLSVVAKDGVMVSNLIAEVADGSSNVREVWKLSFK, from the exons ATGGCGGCAAACGCAGAG AAACCAGAGGCGGAAAAGTTCACTTTGTCTTCCTTGTGGAGCAGCCAGAATCAGtcaggattagggttttttgggtcTTCAGAAAAACCTCTTCCTCCACCCCCTCTTTGCATTGAAGTGCTTCCTTCTGAG GTGTCTTCAACTGCGAAATATACTACAGACTCTGTGAATTTGAGTGAAGGTCTTGCTTTACTTAAG GGTAGGGTGAGTACCCACGAGGTTTTTGCGTTATCTAATTCGGATTTGGTTCCTGGGAAGTATGAAG GGGGATTGAAGCTATGGGAAGGCTCTCTCGATTTGGTTAAGACTCTTCACTCAGAGATCCAGGATGGACGGATATCTTTAACAGGAAAACGTGTTTTAGAG CTTGGATGTGGTCATGGGCTTCCTGGGATCTTTGCATGCCTTGAG GGTTCATCTGTGATTCATTTCCAAGATTTCAATGCTGAGGTCCTCCGATGTCTGACAATACCAAATGTAAGTGCAAATCTCAGGAAGGAACCAGTTCAACTTTCCACCACAAATGAAACAGAGAGGAATAATAGCGAATCAGAAGTTCGCTTCTTTGCTGGTGACTGGAGTGAAGTACATCAATATCTTCTTCATCTACATGACATTGGGGATGAAGATTCCTTGggtttgaagttggagcaacaTCCTATTGCTGGTTACGATGTTATTTTAATGGCAGAGACAGTTTACTCGATCTCCTCTCTTCAGAATCTCTATGCGCTCATAAAGAAG TGCCTGAGTTGCCCCCATGGAGTTGTTTATATGGCGGCAAAGAAGCATTACTTTGGTGTAGGAGGAGGGACCAGACAATTCCTTTCTGTGGTAGCGAAAGATG GTGTTATGGTATCTAATTTGATTGCAGAAGTTGCTGATGGCTCATCTAATGTTCGAGAAGTATGGAAGCTTTCATTTAAGTAG